From the genome of Triticum aestivum cultivar Chinese Spring chromosome 3B, IWGSC CS RefSeq v2.1, whole genome shotgun sequence, one region includes:
- the LOC123065454 gene encoding cytochrome P450 72A15 yields the protein MVVLGGVTPASLPWGFLVCGLLCLALLRQAGKLLDMLWLRPRRLERELRAQGLRGTPYRFPVGDLKEYGRVHKEAWARPLPLGCHDISAHVAPFLYNAVQEHGRTCFSWVGPIPKVTISDPDLAKDVMSNKFGHFEKTKLPALSKLLAEGLASIDGDKWAKHRRILNPAFQLEKVKRMLPAFSSCCEDLVSRWRESLGSNGSCELDVWPELKNLTGDVISRTAFSSSYLEGRKIFQLQEEQAERLITNIRALLIPGYLSLPTKNNRRMHQINKEIESILKNLVGKRIQAMKQGESTKDDLLGLLLESNMRQTDEHGRSSQGMTIEDVIEECKLFYFAGMETTSVLLTWTMILLSMHPEWQDRAREEIMGLFGRNKPEYEGLSRLKTVTMILYEVLRLYPPATLFSRKTYKEMEIGGITYPAGVMVELPVMFIHHDQHIWGSEVHEFKPDRFAGGVSKASNDSGAFLPFGWGPRICIGQNFALLEAKMAMCMIIQSFEFELAPSYSHAPYTVITLQPMHGAQINLRAI from the exons ATGGTGGTTCTTGGAGGAGTGACGCCGGCCTCGTTGCCATGGGGCTTCCTGGTGTGCGGCCTCCTGTGCCTCGCGCTTCTGCGCCAGGCCGGCAAGCTGCTAGACATGCTGTGGCTGCGGCCGCGGCGGCTGGAGCGCGAGCTCAGAGCGCAGGGCCTCCGCGGCACGCCCTACCGCTTCCCCGTCGGCGACCTCAAGGAGTACGGCCGGGTGCACAAGGAGGCCTGGGCGAGGCCCTTGCCGCTGGGGTGCCACGACATCTCCGCCCATGTCGCGCCTTTCCTCTACAACGCCGTTCAGGAACACGGGAGGACGTGCTTCTCTTGGGTCGGCCCGATCCCCAAGGTCACCATCAGCGACCCCGACCTCGCCAAAGACGTCATGTCCAACAAGTTCGGCCACTTCGAGAAGACCAAGCTTCCGGCGCTGTCCAAGCTGCTCGCCGAAGGCCTCGCCAGCATCGACGGCGACAAGTGGGCCAAGCATAGGCGCATCCTCAACCCCGCGTTCCAGCTCGAGAAAGTCAAG CGCATGCTGCCGGCGTTTTCTTCATGCTGCGAAGACCTTGTTAGCAGATGGAGGGAATCCCTAGGCTCCAACGGGTCATGCGAGCTGGACGTTTGGCCGGAGCTCAAGAACCTGACGGGGGATGTTATTTCTCGCACCGCATTCAGCAGCAGCTACCTCGAGGGGAGGAAGATCTTTCAGCTACAGGAGGAGCAAGCTGAGCGCCTCATAACAAACATTCGGGCGCTTCTCATTCCCGGCTACTT GTCCTTGCCAACCAAAAACAACAGAAGGATGCATCAAATCAACAAGGAGATCGAATCGATTCTGAAAAATCTGGTTGGCAAAAGAATCCAAGCAATGAAACAAGGCGAGAGCACCAAGGACGACTTGCTTGGCTTATTGCTAGAGTCAAACATGAGACAGACTGACGAGCATGGCCGATCCAGCCAGGGGATGACAATTGAAGACGTCATCGAGGAATGCAAGCTGTTCTATTTTGCAGGAATGGAGACGACGTCGGTGCTGCTCACGTGGACCATGATCCTACTCAGCATGCACCCGGAGTGGCAAGACCGTGCGAGGGAGGAGATCATGGGTCTATTTGGAAGAAACAAACCGGAATATGAAGGACTAAGCCGACTCAAAACG GTGACCATGATCCTTTATGAAGTTCTCAGGCTGTACCCACCGGCAACCTTATTCAGCCGAAAAActtacaaggagatggagattggaGGCATAACATACCCTGCTGGCGTCATGGTTGAGCTCCCCGTGATGTTCATCCATCATGACCAGCACATTTGGGGCAGCGAAGTCCATGAGTTCAAGCCAGACAGGTTCGCCGGTGGGGTCTCCAAGGCATCCAATGATTCAGGTGCCTTTCTCCCTTTCGGTTGGGGCCCACGGATCTGCATCGGCCAGAACTTCGCACTTCTTGAAGCCAAGATGGCAATGTGCATGATCATTCAAAGCTTTGAGTTCGAACTCGCGCCGTCGTATAGTCATGCGCCATATACTGTGATAACATTGCAACCAATGCATGGTGCACAGATAAATCTTAGAGCTATTTGA